Proteins co-encoded in one Arachis hypogaea cultivar Tifrunner chromosome 13, arahy.Tifrunner.gnm2.J5K5, whole genome shotgun sequence genomic window:
- the LOC112792433 gene encoding uncharacterized protein, whose translation MGRKAGGLFINPKRFGTLHKPCMKEMIMFLNCMATSHDNAEVCARQKELLNTCMESQSKKNRKSWGSINYHLQRLNRGRK comes from the exons ATGGGGCGAAAAGCTGGTGGACTTTTTATAAACCCTAAGAGATTTGGTACACTTCATAAACCTTGCATGAAGGAAATGATAATGTTCCTCAACTGTATGGCTACTAGCCATGACAACGCTGAAGTTTGTGCTCGCCAGAAGGAACTTTTGAACACTTGTATGGAATCTCAG AGTAAAAAGAACAGAAAGTCTTGGGGGAGTATCAACTATCATCTGCAGAGGCTTAACAGAGGAAGGAAGTAA